A stretch of the Polynucleobacter tropicus genome encodes the following:
- the purB gene encoding adenylosuccinate lyase, which yields MPVSQPLSTLNALSPLDGRYAGKLDALRPWLSEAAFMRQRVFVEIHWLLALAAAGLPDVPKINAADEAFLLSLPENFSDADAQRIKDIEAVTNHDVKAVEYFLKEKVANRPDLLKASEFIHFACTSEDINNTSHGLMLRGARDEVLLPQLRKVLSVLTDLAIEHAKVPLLSRTHGQPASPSTLGKEIANIAKRLERAIESIATVPLLGKMNGAVGNYNAHLSAYPDFDWESFSKNVVEKRLGLTFNPYTIQIEPHDGMAQLFDAIARANTILLDMDRDFWAYISVGYFKQRTKAGEIGSSTMPHKVNPIDFENSEGNLGVANALLRHLAEKLPVSRWQRDLTDSTVLRNLGPAFGHSVLAYDSALRGLGKLEVNHAAIAADLDECWEVLAEPVQTVMRRYGIENPYEQLKELTRGKGINQADLQNFVRGLKIPEDAKARLLEMTPSTYLGKAVELTERLKK from the coding sequence ATGCCCGTGAGTCAGCCGCTTTCAACCTTAAATGCCCTTTCCCCCTTAGATGGTCGTTATGCCGGAAAACTGGACGCATTGCGCCCATGGTTATCCGAGGCAGCTTTTATGCGCCAGCGCGTTTTTGTGGAAATTCATTGGTTACTCGCTTTGGCTGCTGCTGGTCTGCCTGATGTGCCAAAAATCAATGCTGCCGATGAAGCTTTTTTGCTGTCGCTGCCCGAGAATTTTTCTGATGCAGATGCGCAACGTATTAAAGATATTGAAGCGGTCACCAATCATGATGTGAAGGCTGTGGAATATTTCTTAAAAGAAAAAGTTGCTAATCGACCTGATTTATTAAAAGCCAGCGAGTTCATCCATTTCGCTTGTACATCTGAAGACATCAACAATACTTCCCACGGATTGATGTTACGTGGCGCACGCGATGAAGTATTGTTGCCGCAACTTCGCAAAGTACTCTCTGTTTTAACGGACTTGGCTATTGAGCATGCAAAAGTGCCTTTGCTTTCACGCACCCATGGTCAACCTGCTTCACCTAGCACTCTCGGTAAAGAGATTGCGAACATTGCAAAGCGTCTAGAGCGCGCTATTGAATCAATCGCCACCGTGCCATTGCTTGGAAAGATGAATGGTGCGGTTGGTAACTACAACGCCCACTTATCTGCATATCCTGATTTTGATTGGGAGAGCTTTTCGAAGAATGTGGTGGAAAAGCGCTTAGGTCTAACTTTTAATCCATATACCATTCAAATTGAACCTCACGATGGCATGGCGCAATTGTTTGATGCTATTGCTAGAGCCAATACGATTTTATTGGATATGGATCGTGATTTCTGGGCATACATCTCTGTGGGCTACTTTAAGCAGCGCACCAAAGCGGGCGAGATTGGTTCATCTACGATGCCTCATAAAGTAAACCCGATTGACTTTGAAAACTCCGAAGGAAATTTAGGTGTCGCTAATGCCTTGTTGCGCCATCTCGCTGAAAAGTTGCCTGTCTCTCGTTGGCAGCGTGACTTAACCGACTCTACTGTTTTGCGTAATTTGGGGCCAGCCTTTGGTCACAGCGTATTGGCGTATGACAGCGCTTTACGCGGTCTTGGCAAACTAGAAGTAAATCATGCTGCTATTGCTGCTGACCTCGATGAGTGCTGGGAAGTTTTGGCGGAGCCAGTGCAAACAGTGATGCGTCGATATGGTATTGAAAATCCCTATGAGCAATTGAAAGAACTTACCCGCGGTAAAGGCATCAATCAAGCTGATTTGCAAAACTTTGTTCGTGGATTGAAGATTCCGGAAGATGCTAAAGCACGCTTGCTAGAAATGACTCCATCTACGTATTTAGGTAAGGCGGTCGAGTTGACCGAACGTCTCAAAAAGTGA
- a CDS encoding glutathione S-transferase C-terminal domain-containing protein: MKLIYSPTSPYVRKVRIVFLEKKVDIDLETNSVWAADTNIATYNPLGKVPCLVLDDGEAIQDSRVIAEYADALSPVSKLIPADHRERATVKTWEALADGLVDASILARLEKTWRPANEQSQAWVDRQIGKVNAALRQMSEQLGENAWCFGNQITLADIAVGCALGYLAFRFPEIQWQSQYPNLDRLYQKLLQRPSFKETEPPTT; encoded by the coding sequence ATGAAACTCATTTACTCCCCTACCAGCCCCTATGTTCGTAAAGTCAGGATCGTATTCCTGGAGAAAAAGGTCGATATTGACCTTGAAACTAACAGTGTTTGGGCCGCAGACACCAATATCGCCACCTACAACCCCCTAGGTAAGGTTCCATGCCTCGTTTTGGATGACGGGGAAGCCATTCAGGACTCTCGCGTAATTGCTGAATATGCGGATGCTTTGAGCCCTGTGAGCAAACTCATTCCAGCCGATCATCGTGAGCGCGCTACCGTGAAAACTTGGGAAGCATTGGCCGATGGATTAGTGGATGCCAGCATTTTGGCGCGCCTGGAAAAAACTTGGCGCCCAGCAAATGAGCAAAGCCAAGCTTGGGTTGATCGTCAAATTGGAAAAGTGAATGCCGCACTTCGCCAAATGTCAGAACAACTTGGTGAGAATGCCTGGTGCTTTGGAAATCAAATAACCCTAGCTGATATTGCAGTGGGTTGTGCCCTTGGTTATTTAGCGTTTCGCTTTCCAGAAATTCAATGGCAAAGCCAGTATCCAAACTTAGATCGTTTGTACCAAAAATTATTACAGCGTCCTTCGTTTAAAGAAACTGAGCCGCCAACAACTTAA
- the mnmA gene encoding tRNA 2-thiouridine(34) synthase MnmA, producing the protein MIQLNSSAIPPTNPKKVVIGMSGGVDSSVAAWMLKEQGYEVVGLFMKNWEDDDNDEYCSARQDWLDVVSVADLIGIDVEAVNFAAEYRERVFADFLREYAAGRTPNPDVLCNAEIKFKAFLDHAMSLGADAIATGHYARVRHEGGRVQLLKALDATKDQSYFLHRLTQQQLANVLFPLGEIPKTEVRTIAEKIGLHNAKKKDSTGICFIGERPFREFLNRYLPRIPGPIKTPEGKVVGEHMGLAFFTLGQRKGIGLGGSQDGNGDAWYVARKDVANNTLYVVQGHEHPWLLAERLEAMDASWISGSAPASGSYSAKTRYRQADSACVLNAGNSSQDFSLDFPEPQWAVTPGQSAVLYDGDICLGGGIISA; encoded by the coding sequence ATGATCCAGCTCAATTCCTCGGCAATCCCGCCCACAAACCCCAAGAAAGTCGTTATTGGCATGTCTGGAGGGGTAGATTCGTCTGTTGCGGCTTGGATGCTCAAAGAGCAGGGCTATGAGGTTGTAGGCCTTTTCATGAAAAATTGGGAGGATGACGACAACGATGAATATTGCTCCGCCCGCCAAGATTGGCTGGATGTCGTCTCGGTTGCAGATTTGATCGGAATTGATGTCGAGGCGGTTAATTTTGCTGCTGAATATCGTGAGCGAGTATTTGCGGATTTTTTACGTGAATACGCTGCCGGACGCACCCCAAATCCAGATGTCTTATGTAATGCCGAAATTAAGTTCAAGGCGTTTTTAGACCATGCCATGAGTTTGGGTGCTGATGCGATTGCTACCGGCCATTACGCTAGAGTGCGACATGAAGGTGGCAGGGTGCAGCTTTTGAAAGCTTTAGATGCCACTAAAGATCAAAGTTATTTTTTGCACCGCTTGACACAACAGCAATTAGCAAACGTTTTATTTCCATTGGGCGAAATTCCTAAAACGGAAGTACGTACTATCGCTGAAAAAATTGGCTTGCATAACGCCAAGAAAAAAGATTCCACTGGCATTTGTTTTATTGGTGAGAGACCGTTTAGAGAATTTTTAAATCGTTATTTGCCACGCATACCTGGACCAATTAAAACCCCTGAAGGCAAGGTTGTTGGTGAGCACATGGGCTTAGCTTTTTTCACCTTGGGGCAGCGCAAGGGAATTGGCTTGGGTGGAAGTCAGGATGGCAATGGTGATGCGTGGTACGTTGCTCGTAAGGACGTGGCAAACAACACTTTATATGTGGTGCAGGGCCACGAACACCCATGGCTATTGGCGGAGCGGCTTGAAGCGATGGATGCTAGTTGGATTTCTGGAAGCGCACCCGCATCTGGTTCTTACTCGGCTAAAACACGATATCGACAAGCTGACTCTGCTTGTGTTCTAAATGCAGGCAATTCATCACAAGACTTCAGTTTAGATTTTCCTGAGCCTCAATGGGCAGTAACCCCTGGGCAATCCGCCGTTTTGTATGACGGTGATATTTGTTTGGGTGGCGGAATTATTTCCGCCTAA